The following proteins are co-located in the Chitinivibrio alkaliphilus ACht1 genome:
- a CDS encoding response regulator: protein MKILLLEESRGFRDTLHDALQKAGHEPALCHDSGAFIEAALSVGYDCAVIDVRSWFRGEALYSYMNILEKMDPIPMLFHHTPEGFKTLDGREPVAEDIVLEGSCSVDDIVQAL, encoded by the coding sequence ATGAAAATTTTGTTATTGGAAGAGAGTCGTGGGTTTCGGGATACCTTGCACGACGCGTTACAAAAAGCCGGTCACGAGCCCGCCTTATGTCATGACAGCGGGGCGTTTATTGAGGCTGCTTTGTCTGTAGGATATGATTGTGCGGTCATTGATGTGCGGAGCTGGTTTCGTGGTGAGGCCTTGTATTCGTATATGAATATTTTGGAAAAGATGGATCCGATTCCCATGCTTTTTCATCATACGCCGGAGGGGTTTAAAACCCTTGATGGCCGTGAGCCGGTTGCGGAAGATATCGTCTTGGAAGGTTCATGCAGTGTAGACGATATTGTGCAGGCATTATAA